In Sphingomonas sp., the following proteins share a genomic window:
- a CDS encoding replication initiator protein A translates to MSKRRDPSPEFDLFIPALGDLPLKDQREVMERPFFSLQKRKRLKPIEYRSPDGEAWVRVQAIPDYGMATIWDADILIWAASTLNRMKQQGVNDLPRTLTTTPYDLLRAIKRSTGGRDYQELQAALLRLQTTSITTSIRATKRRQKAGFNWLDSWTFDTDAETEQPRGMTLTLSDWVYEGIVNEKSLLTMHPDYFLLSGGLERALYRIARKHAGTQRGGWLCRVEVLRDKTGSDAKPKEFNRMLKRVIEADQLPEYGMELTETADKSPAVLFRLRGEAEALALAEKKRAVEERRARFIADRQRAAEVDARMDKLARGR, encoded by the coding sequence GTGAGCAAGCGGCGCGATCCGAGCCCTGAGTTCGACCTGTTTATTCCCGCGCTGGGTGATCTTCCGCTGAAGGATCAGCGGGAGGTTATGGAGCGGCCGTTTTTTTCGCTTCAAAAGCGCAAGCGATTGAAGCCGATCGAGTACCGCAGCCCGGATGGTGAGGCATGGGTGCGTGTGCAGGCAATCCCCGACTACGGCATGGCCACGATTTGGGACGCCGATATCTTGATCTGGGCTGCATCGACGCTGAATCGCATGAAGCAGCAGGGCGTGAACGATCTGCCACGAACGCTGACAACCACCCCCTATGACCTTCTGCGCGCCATCAAGCGCAGCACTGGCGGCCGCGACTATCAGGAGCTGCAAGCGGCGCTCCTGCGGCTTCAGACGACCTCCATTACAACATCAATACGTGCGACAAAGCGGCGGCAGAAAGCTGGTTTCAACTGGCTCGATAGCTGGACCTTCGACACCGATGCAGAGACCGAGCAGCCGAGAGGCATGACGCTGACTCTCTCGGATTGGGTTTACGAGGGTATCGTGAACGAGAAGTCGCTGCTCACGATGCACCCCGATTACTTCCTGCTGTCAGGGGGTTTGGAGCGGGCATTGTATCGCATCGCGCGCAAACATGCTGGCACCCAACGAGGAGGTTGGTTGTGTCGGGTGGAAGTGCTTCGCGACAAAACCGGTAGCGATGCCAAGCCCAAGGAGTTTAACCGGATGCTGAAGCGTGTGATCGAGGCTGATCAGCTACCCGAGTATGGGATGGAGCTAACAGAGACGGCGGATAAAAGCCCGGCCGTGCTGTTCCGCTTGCGGGGTGAGGCTGAGGCATTGGCATTGGCCGAGAAGAAGCGTGCGGTGGAAGAGCGGCGCGCTCGGTTCATCGCCGATCGCCAACGAGCTGCTGAAGTTGATGCACGCATGGACAAGCTCGCTCGCGGCCGCTGA